Proteins from a single region of Desulfolutivibrio sulfoxidireducens:
- a CDS encoding diguanylate cyclase: MDTIVRKKIRIFYYSSALIAMAVVALAVTVPYFIDSRKNYALLTSEIEASIIAASKRTLENSVTRTIQEIDTIRSSTLAEFKALCDAQAQAFSRLDAQAVQTLAEPRRDGSHPPPGTPLTLADAGIVIREQATGRVVWTNGRQDADAFTHIKPGEADAAFPVTATASMSQGMTVTLFFRSASLDAVAKERAKALIRAVRLDNDSYIWVNEIRNYAGGDGYAIRAVNPNLPETEGNPLSTNTPDIHGNLPYKEELDGINRDGELYFKYYFKKVNSMKITQKLSYAKLYKPFDWIVATGVYTDDIDALIQKRKKALTDAYKAQIHSFGILISVVFAVCAVLFFVFERRINAMVSSFISRLQEDDHELRDKNDRLAAAYAQLEQVAYHDFLTGLLNRYAMSDRAGEEFSRSARSGAPFCLILADIDNFKRINDTHGHDVGDVVLAKIARRLRTSLRQEDVAARWGGEEFLILAIDCDQDTGGILAEKLRSVVGGKPIRVGEDELHVTMTFGVAAYTPGKTFDEMLKDVDVCLYAGKQRGRNCVVADACRGAKAT; the protein is encoded by the coding sequence ATGGACACAATCGTTCGCAAAAAAATCAGGATCTTCTACTACTCCTCCGCCCTGATCGCCATGGCCGTCGTGGCTCTGGCCGTCACCGTGCCGTATTTCATCGACTCCCGGAAAAACTACGCTCTGCTCACCTCCGAAATAGAAGCCTCCATCATCGCCGCAAGCAAAAGAACGCTGGAAAACAGCGTCACCCGCACGATCCAGGAAATCGACACCATACGGTCGTCCACCCTGGCCGAGTTCAAGGCCCTGTGCGACGCCCAGGCCCAGGCCTTCTCCCGCCTGGATGCGCAGGCCGTCCAGACCCTTGCCGAACCCAGGCGGGACGGTTCGCACCCCCCGCCGGGCACGCCCCTGACCCTGGCCGACGCCGGGATCGTGATCCGCGAACAGGCCACTGGGCGCGTGGTCTGGACCAACGGTCGGCAGGACGCCGACGCCTTTACGCACATCAAACCCGGCGAGGCAGACGCCGCCTTTCCCGTGACGGCCACAGCCAGCATGTCCCAGGGGATGACCGTCACCCTTTTTTTCCGATCCGCCTCCCTTGACGCCGTGGCCAAGGAACGGGCCAAGGCCCTCATCCGCGCCGTCCGTCTCGACAACGACAGTTATATCTGGGTCAACGAGATCCGAAACTATGCCGGCGGCGACGGATACGCCATCCGTGCCGTAAATCCGAACCTTCCGGAGACGGAGGGCAATCCCCTTTCCACCAATACGCCGGACATCCACGGCAATCTTCCGTACAAGGAGGAACTGGATGGCATAAACCGTGACGGAGAACTGTACTTCAAGTATTATTTCAAAAAAGTTAACAGTATGAAGATCACTCAAAAGCTGTCTTACGCCAAGCTGTACAAGCCGTTTGATTGGATCGTGGCCACAGGAGTCTACACGGACGACATCGACGCTCTCATTCAGAAAAGAAAGAAGGCTTTGACCGACGCCTACAAGGCCCAGATTCACAGCTTCGGCATTCTCATATCAGTCGTTTTTGCGGTGTGCGCGGTCCTATTTTTCGTGTTCGAGCGCAGGATAAACGCCATGGTAAGCTCCTTCATCTCCAGGCTGCAGGAAGATGATCATGAGTTGCGTGATAAAAACGACAGGCTGGCCGCAGCCTATGCCCAGCTCGAGCAGGTGGCCTACCACGATTTTCTGACGGGGCTTTTGAACCGGTACGCCATGTCCGACAGAGCCGGGGAGGAATTCTCCAGAAGCGCCCGCAGCGGGGCGCCCTTCTGCCTGATCCTGGCCGACATCGACAACTTCAAGCGCATAAACGACACACACGGCCACGACGTGGGCGATGTCGTGCTGGCCAAGATCGCGCGCCGTCTGCGCACAAGCCTCAGACAGGAGGACGTGGCGGCCAGATGGGGCGGCGAGGAGTTTTTGATTCTGGCGATTGACTGCGACCAGGATACGGGCGGCATCCTGGCCGAGAAGCTGCGCTCGGTCGTCGGAGGAAAGCCCATCCGCGTCGGCGAAGACGAGCTGCACGTCACGATGACCTTCGGCGTGGCCGCATACACGCCGGGCAAGACCTTCGACGAGATGTTAAAAGACGTGGACGTTTGCCTCTATGCCGGCAAGCAAAGAGGAAGAAATTGCGTTGTCGCTGATGCCTGCCGCGGGGCAAAGGCGACATAA
- the ribD gene encoding bifunctional diaminohydroxyphosphoribosylaminopyrimidine deaminase/5-amino-6-(5-phosphoribosylamino)uracil reductase RibD, producing the protein MRQALALAAKSRGLTAPNPAVGAVLVHDGQVVASGRHEVCGGPHAEVACLADAARKGVDPAACAMYVTLEPCNHHGRTPPCSQAVLAAGIQRLYVGCPDPNPDVTGGGADFLRAHGVQVHTGLLERECRDMIADFLVWKTTTRTYNPLKLAATLDGRIACRTGHSQWITGQAARRRVHELRARYDAVLVGGQTFRADNPGLDPRLSPAPAWAKNPLAVVLTSQLPDPATDCRLLRDRPTQTLFLTDSASAASETASRLRDMGVRVFSLGEPGRMSLVRAFTTLRAEAGCHTVLCEGGGRLGLSLLAAGLADEFLLFLAPKILGDELAVPLFSGRRAESMDQALGLRPTASERLGDDLLLTFRPKD; encoded by the coding sequence ATGCGCCAGGCCCTGGCCCTGGCCGCCAAATCCCGGGGCCTGACGGCCCCCAACCCGGCCGTGGGCGCGGTCCTGGTCCATGACGGACAGGTCGTGGCCTCGGGCCGCCACGAAGTCTGCGGCGGACCCCACGCCGAGGTGGCCTGCCTGGCCGACGCCGCCAGAAAAGGCGTCGATCCGGCCGCCTGCGCCATGTACGTGACCCTTGAACCCTGCAACCACCACGGCAGGACCCCGCCCTGTTCCCAGGCCGTCCTGGCCGCCGGCATACAACGCCTCTACGTGGGCTGCCCTGATCCCAACCCGGACGTGACCGGCGGCGGCGCGGACTTTTTGCGCGCCCACGGCGTCCAGGTGCATACCGGCCTGCTCGAACGCGAATGCCGGGACATGATCGCCGATTTTCTGGTCTGGAAAACAACCACCCGGACCTACAACCCGCTCAAGCTGGCCGCCACCCTGGACGGCCGCATCGCCTGCCGCACCGGCCACTCCCAGTGGATCACCGGCCAGGCCGCCCGGCGCCGCGTCCACGAACTGCGCGCCCGCTACGACGCCGTGCTCGTGGGCGGACAGACCTTCCGGGCCGACAACCCCGGCCTGGACCCGCGCCTGTCACCGGCCCCGGCCTGGGCCAAAAATCCCCTGGCCGTGGTCCTGACCAGCCAACTCCCCGACCCCGCGACCGACTGCCGACTCCTGCGCGACCGTCCCACCCAGACCCTCTTCCTGACGGATTCCGCCAGCGCCGCCTCGGAAACCGCCTCCCGCCTGCGGGACATGGGTGTGCGCGTCTTCTCCCTCGGCGAACCGGGAAGGATGTCCCTGGTCCGGGCCTTCACCACGCTTCGCGCCGAGGCCGGATGCCATACGGTCCTGTGCGAGGGCGGCGGCCGCCTGGGATTGTCGCTTCTGGCGGCCGGGCTGGCCGACGAGTTTTTGCTGTTCCTGGCCCCGAAGATCCTGGGCGACGAACTGGCCGTGCCGCTTTTTTCCGGCCGCCGCGCCGAATCCATGGACCAGGCCCTGGGACTGCGACCCACCGCCAGCGAACGTCTCGGCGACGATCTGCTTCTGACCTTCCGCCCCAAGGACTGA
- a CDS encoding deoxycytidylate deaminase yields MDNRLPWPDYFMRIAHLVAERSTCLRRKVGAVAVRDKRILATGYNGAPSGIVHCLDVGCLREQLGIPSGQRHELCRGLHAEQNVIIQAALHGISIAESDIYCTTQPCLICAKMLINCKVKHIYFAQAYPDDLSEAMVAEAGIGFELLSGSFGS; encoded by the coding sequence ATGGACAACCGACTCCCCTGGCCCGACTACTTCATGCGCATCGCCCACCTAGTGGCCGAACGCAGCACCTGCCTGCGCCGCAAGGTCGGGGCCGTGGCCGTGCGCGACAAACGCATCCTGGCCACCGGCTACAACGGCGCGCCCTCGGGCATCGTCCACTGCCTGGACGTCGGCTGCCTGCGGGAACAGCTCGGCATCCCCTCCGGACAACGCCACGAACTGTGCCGGGGGCTTCACGCCGAACAAAACGTCATCATCCAGGCCGCCCTGCACGGCATAAGCATCGCCGAATCCGACATCTACTGCACCACCCAGCCCTGCCTCATCTGCGCCAAGATGCTGATCAACTGCAAGGTCAAACACATCTACTTCGCCCAGGCCTACCCGGACGACCTCTCCGAGGCCATGGTGGCGGAAGCGGGGATCGGCTTTGAACTCCTCTCCGGTTCTTTCGGATCGTGA
- the tmk gene encoding dTMP kinase: protein MFVTFEGIEGTGKSTQIGLLAQELTRRGQRVAVTREPGGSLVGRELRRILLSLETKNLCDRAELFLYLADRAQHVAEVVRPALAQGMVVLCDRFTDSTVAYQGYGRGLDPALLRTLNDTATGSLVPDLTILLDLDPEIGLRRALSRNLRAGAQVDEGRFEAESLAFHSRVRQGYLAIAATARERFRIVTAAIPPEEVFTRVLAACLEPRP from the coding sequence GTGTTTGTTACCTTTGAAGGCATAGAGGGCACGGGCAAATCCACCCAGATCGGGCTTCTGGCCCAGGAACTGACCAGGCGTGGCCAACGCGTGGCCGTCACCCGGGAACCCGGGGGCAGCCTGGTGGGCCGGGAACTGCGGCGCATCCTCTTAAGCCTCGAGACCAAAAATCTCTGCGACCGGGCGGAACTCTTCCTCTATCTGGCCGACCGGGCCCAGCACGTGGCCGAGGTGGTGCGGCCGGCATTGGCCCAAGGCATGGTGGTCCTGTGCGACCGGTTCACCGATTCCACCGTGGCCTATCAGGGCTACGGCCGGGGACTCGACCCGGCCCTGTTGCGGACCCTCAACGACACGGCCACCGGTTCCCTGGTCCCGGATCTGACCATCCTCTTGGACCTCGACCCCGAAATCGGGCTGCGCCGGGCCTTATCGCGGAATCTTCGCGCCGGGGCCCAGGTCGACGAGGGCCGCTTCGAGGCCGAGAGCCTGGCCTTCCACTCCCGGGTGCGCCAGGGCTATCTGGCCATCGCCGCCACGGCCCGGGAACGCTTCCGGATCGTCACGGCCGCCATCCCGCCCGAGGAGGTCTTCACCCGGGTGCTGGCGGCCTGTCTGGAGCCGCGTCCGTGA
- a CDS encoding DUF1330 domain-containing protein, with translation MLASEPTCHLEPSQESGYAFVQRGIKGELIMLNLLHFREIADYSAHPELMPEAPISGVEAFNRYILHTLPYLQKSGGDLLLLGSGGPFLIGPAHERWDLAMLVRQKSVHSFLGFARNKGYLAGHGHRTAALADSRLLPLAELRMPVWGEWRHHG, from the coding sequence ATGCTTGCATCAGAACCAACCTGCCACCTCGAGCCCAGCCAAGAGTCCGGTTACGCTTTTGTTCAGCGTGGGATAAAGGGTGAACTCATCATGCTGAACCTGCTGCACTTTCGCGAGATTGCGGACTATTCGGCCCATCCCGAATTAATGCCCGAGGCGCCTATCAGCGGAGTTGAAGCCTTCAATCGCTATATCCTCCACACCCTGCCATATCTACAAAAAAGTGGCGGCGACCTGCTGTTGCTCGGTTCTGGCGGTCCGTTCCTGATCGGCCCGGCCCACGAACGCTGGGATCTCGCCATGCTTGTTCGCCAAAAAAGTGTTCATTCGTTCCTGGGTTTCGCACGTAACAAGGGCTACCTCGCAGGCCACGGTCATCGAACGGCTGCGCTTGCGGACTCGCGCCTTCTTCCTCTGGCCGAACTGCGGATGCCGGTCTGGGGCGAATGGAGACATCATGGCTGA
- the fabF gene encoding beta-ketoacyl-ACP synthase II, which produces MIGKRVVVTGLAAVTPIGNDLGESWSNLVAGVSGAAPITRFDTTGFDTTFACEVKSFDEKAYIPHKQSRRMAIFTRFAVACGMMLLENAGYTIPEAEASRVGVIVGCGLGGLEDLEAFHSKLLEQGPGRISPFFIPMIIANMAAGQISIFTGAKGPGLCTTSACASGLHAIGCAYTDILLGRADVMICGGAESTITPLAVAGFNSLKALSTRNDDPKTASRPFDKDRDGFVIGEGSGLVLLESLEHATARGATILAEVAGFGASLDAFHMTAPPESGEGMALAMSAALREAGLAPAEVAHINAHGTSTYLNDACETTAIKTVFGKHAYTVPITSNKSMIGHTLGAGGGIESVMSVKTIAEGIIPPTINLVTPDPACDLDYCPGVARRAEVSSVLCNSFGFGGANACVVFKKFEE; this is translated from the coding sequence ATGATCGGGAAACGGGTCGTCGTCACCGGCCTTGCGGCCGTCACCCCCATCGGGAACGATCTGGGCGAAAGCTGGTCGAATCTGGTCGCTGGCGTCTCAGGCGCGGCCCCCATCACCAGGTTCGATACCACCGGCTTTGACACCACCTTCGCCTGCGAGGTCAAAAGCTTCGACGAAAAGGCGTACATCCCCCACAAACAGTCCCGCCGCATGGCCATTTTCACCAGATTCGCCGTGGCCTGCGGGATGATGCTCCTGGAAAACGCGGGCTACACGATCCCCGAGGCCGAGGCCTCCCGCGTCGGGGTCATCGTGGGCTGCGGCCTGGGCGGGCTGGAGGATCTGGAGGCCTTCCACTCCAAGCTCCTGGAGCAGGGACCGGGCCGGATCTCGCCCTTTTTCATCCCCATGATCATCGCCAACATGGCCGCCGGACAAATCTCCATCTTCACCGGGGCCAAGGGGCCGGGGCTGTGCACCACCTCCGCCTGCGCCTCGGGGCTGCACGCCATCGGTTGCGCCTACACCGACATCCTGCTGGGGCGGGCCGACGTCATGATCTGCGGCGGGGCCGAATCCACCATCACCCCCCTGGCCGTGGCCGGATTCAATTCCCTCAAGGCCTTGTCCACCCGCAACGACGATCCGAAAACGGCCTCCCGGCCCTTTGACAAGGACCGTGACGGGTTTGTCATCGGCGAGGGTTCGGGGCTGGTGCTGCTCGAGTCCCTGGAGCACGCCACAGCCAGGGGGGCGACCATCCTGGCCGAGGTGGCCGGCTTTGGGGCCTCCCTGGACGCCTTCCACATGACCGCGCCGCCCGAGTCCGGCGAGGGCATGGCCCTGGCCATGTCGGCCGCCCTGCGCGAGGCCGGCTTGGCCCCGGCGGAGGTGGCCCACATCAACGCCCACGGCACATCCACGTATCTCAACGACGCCTGCGAGACCACGGCCATAAAAACCGTGTTCGGCAAGCACGCCTACACGGTGCCCATCACCTCCAACAAGTCCATGATCGGGCACACCCTGGGCGCGGGCGGCGGCATCGAATCGGTGATGAGCGTCAAGACCATCGCGGAGGGGATCATCCCCCCCACGATCAACCTGGTGACTCCGGATCCGGCCTGCGATCTGGACTATTGCCCGGGCGTCGCCCGTCGGGCCGAGGTTTCCTCGGTTCTGTGCAACTCCTTTGGCTTCGGCGGCGCCAACGCCTGCGTCGTGTTCAAGAAGTTCGAGGAATAA
- the glyA gene encoding serine hydroxymethyltransferase has translation MDELLISDPEVGQAVVLEIGRQTGKLEMIASENFVSTAVRQAQGSVLTHKYAEGYPGKRYYGGCEYVDMAEDLARDRVKALFGAEYANVQPHSGSQANMAVCFAALTPGDTILGMDLSHGGHLTHGSPVNFSGRLYNIVFYHVKKETGTIDYEELERLAREHRPKMIIAGASAYPRIIDFPRFRAIADEVGAKLMVDMAHIAGLVATGHHPSPIGHAHYTTSTTHKTLRGPRGGLILSSEEFGKALNSQIFPGMQGGPLMHVIAAKAVAFGEALRPAFKKYQEQVIHNAQVLATGLLSLGYDLVSGGTDNHLMLIDLTNTEVTGKDAEIALDKAGITVNKNTVPFETRSPFITSGIRLGSPALTTRGMGGPEMERIVGWIDAAIKARDNDTRLDEIRVEVEGFARQFPLFAW, from the coding sequence ATGGATGAATTGCTTATCTCCGACCCGGAAGTCGGCCAGGCCGTGGTTCTGGAGATCGGACGCCAGACCGGCAAGCTGGAGATGATCGCCTCGGAAAACTTCGTGTCCACGGCCGTGCGCCAGGCCCAGGGCAGCGTTCTGACCCACAAGTACGCCGAGGGCTATCCAGGCAAGCGCTATTACGGCGGCTGCGAGTATGTGGACATGGCCGAGGATCTGGCCCGGGACCGGGTCAAGGCCCTGTTCGGGGCCGAGTACGCCAACGTGCAGCCTCATTCCGGGTCCCAGGCCAACATGGCCGTGTGCTTCGCGGCCCTGACCCCGGGCGACACCATCCTGGGCATGGATCTGTCCCACGGCGGGCATCTGACCCACGGCTCCCCGGTCAACTTTTCCGGCCGCCTGTACAACATCGTGTTCTACCACGTGAAAAAAGAGACCGGGACCATCGATTACGAGGAGCTGGAACGTCTGGCCCGGGAGCATCGCCCGAAGATGATCATCGCCGGGGCCTCGGCCTATCCGCGCATCATCGATTTTCCGCGTTTTCGGGCCATCGCCGACGAGGTCGGGGCCAAGCTCATGGTGGATATGGCCCACATCGCCGGGCTGGTGGCCACGGGGCATCATCCCTCGCCCATAGGCCACGCCCATTATACCACCTCGACGACCCACAAGACCCTGCGCGGTCCCCGGGGCGGGCTGATCCTGTCCTCGGAGGAGTTCGGCAAGGCGCTTAATTCCCAGATATTCCCGGGCATGCAGGGCGGGCCGCTGATGCACGTCATCGCGGCCAAGGCCGTGGCCTTTGGCGAGGCGTTGCGCCCGGCCTTCAAGAAATATCAGGAGCAGGTGATACATAACGCCCAGGTCCTGGCCACGGGGCTTCTTTCCCTGGGCTACGATCTGGTGTCCGGGGGCACGGACAACCATCTCATGCTCATCGATCTGACCAACACCGAGGTCACCGGCAAGGACGCGGAGATCGCCCTGGACAAGGCCGGGATCACGGTGAACAAGAACACGGTGCCCTTTGAGACCCGCTCGCCGTTTATCACCTCGGGCATCAGGCTCGGGTCCCCGGCCCTGACCACCCGGGGCATGGGCGGCCCCGAGATGGAGCGCATCGTGGGGTGGATCGACGCGGCCATCAAGGCCCGGGACAACGACACCAGGCTCGACGAGATTCGGGTCGAGGTCGAGGGCTTCGCCCGCCAGTTCCCGCTTTTCGCCTGGTAG
- a CDS encoding alpha/beta fold hydrolase, with product MADIHANGITIHYECFGPPGCETILLIAGLGAQMIRWSVPFCQEMAARGFRVIRFDNRDAGLSTHFGECPAPEFGALSEALAQGRQPEAPYTLHDMTEDAIGLLDALSIERAHLVGRSMGGMIAQLAASEHPLRVMSLTSIMSSTGNPSLPGSAPDVMTMLTRQAPNPFVDEAGFAAHSLAFARRIASPGYPFDETANRALILEEVTRAYDPSGFGRQIAAIAVTGDIRSRLSKITVPTLVVHGADDPLVPLAAGKDTATSIYGAEFMVIEGMGHDLPPALYEMVVDAITWNARR from the coding sequence ATGGCTGACATCCATGCAAACGGGATCACTATACACTATGAGTGCTTTGGTCCGCCGGGGTGCGAGACGATCCTGCTAATCGCCGGTCTGGGCGCACAGATGATTCGGTGGTCGGTCCCGTTTTGTCAGGAAATGGCGGCACGAGGCTTTCGCGTGATCCGCTTCGATAATCGTGATGCAGGCCTGTCGACGCATTTCGGAGAGTGTCCGGCGCCGGAGTTTGGCGCTCTCTCTGAGGCTCTTGCGCAAGGGCGACAGCCTGAAGCGCCCTACACGCTCCACGATATGACGGAAGATGCCATCGGGCTTCTTGATGCGCTGTCGATAGAACGGGCGCATCTTGTCGGAAGGTCGATGGGAGGCATGATCGCCCAATTAGCGGCAAGTGAGCACCCGCTTCGGGTCATGTCGCTGACTTCGATCATGTCCAGCACGGGCAATCCCAGCCTGCCCGGGTCCGCGCCTGACGTTATGACGATGCTGACGCGGCAAGCGCCCAATCCTTTTGTGGACGAAGCTGGATTTGCAGCCCACAGCCTCGCCTTTGCCCGCCGAATCGCAAGCCCGGGCTACCCCTTCGACGAAACAGCGAACCGGGCGTTGATTCTCGAGGAAGTAACGCGTGCGTATGATCCGTCCGGTTTCGGTCGGCAGATCGCCGCGATTGCCGTGACTGGCGACATTCGCTCGCGACTGTCGAAGATCACGGTTCCGACCCTGGTCGTGCATGGAGCTGATGATCCGCTCGTTCCGCTTGCCGCAGGCAAGGATACGGCGACAAGCATATATGGGGCCGAGTTCATGGTTATTGAGGGCATGGGGCATGATTTGCCGCCTGCATTGTACGAGATGGTGGTAGATGCGATAACGTGGAACGCCCGACGTTGA
- a CDS encoding transporter substrate-binding domain-containing protein — MIRFIRIILTAFVALTLCCGLSFAASPYETSGNSTLAAIAKRGTLVVGMELKFWPFEYVSEKGDPVGFDVDVAGLIAKELGVKLEIKDMEWTGLIPALQAGKIDLIISGITGTLERAKSITFTRPYFTTGLCALISTKKAPGITSVAALDDPSRIIAVKTGTTADLTATKRFPKAKINRYKEETACVQEVANGRADAFFYDQISIAKHHKQNPETTTALLTPFTYEPFCIALQKGDFDLWQWLDMFLETVKSNGSLDELRRKHFGDLLR; from the coding sequence ATGATCCGCTTCATCCGCATCATCCTCACCGCGTTCGTGGCCCTGACCCTGTGCTGCGGCCTGTCCTTCGCCGCATCCCCCTATGAGACCTCGGGCAACAGCACCCTGGCGGCCATCGCCAAGCGCGGCACGCTTGTCGTGGGCATGGAGCTGAAATTCTGGCCCTTCGAATACGTCTCGGAAAAAGGCGACCCGGTGGGATTCGACGTGGACGTGGCCGGCCTGATCGCCAAGGAACTCGGCGTGAAACTCGAAATCAAGGACATGGAATGGACCGGGCTGATCCCGGCGCTTCAGGCGGGCAAGATCGACCTGATCATCTCCGGCATCACCGGCACCCTGGAACGGGCCAAGTCCATCACCTTCACCCGGCCCTACTTCACCACCGGCCTGTGCGCGCTCATAAGCACGAAAAAGGCCCCGGGCATCACCTCCGTGGCCGCCCTGGACGACCCCTCCCGGATCATCGCGGTCAAGACCGGCACCACCGCCGACCTCACGGCCACCAAACGCTTCCCCAAGGCCAAAATCAACCGCTACAAGGAAGAGACCGCCTGCGTCCAGGAGGTGGCAAACGGCCGGGCCGACGCCTTTTTCTACGACCAGATCTCCATTGCCAAGCACCACAAGCAAAACCCCGAGACCACCACGGCCCTGCTCACCCCGTTCACCTACGAGCCCTTCTGCATCGCCCTGCAAAAAGGCGACTTCGATCTGTGGCAGTGGCTGGACATGTTTCTGGAGACCGTCAAATCCAACGGTTCCCTGGACGAACTGCGCCGCAAGCACTTCGGCGACCTGCTGCGCTGA
- a CDS encoding helix-turn-helix domain-containing protein → MISDTMTQVCLEVPSQTLRLVLDLVKTLGGRRIEQCGGQEAVHVVPPLPEAERAGRLLRGARLRAGLTQSQLAEKIGVPQSHISEYEKNKRNIPPAKAEELAAVLGTVAGHFQRRDSA, encoded by the coding sequence ATGATTTCCGACACGATGACTCAGGTGTGCCTGGAGGTTCCCTCGCAAACCTTGCGTCTCGTCCTTGATTTGGTGAAGACGCTTGGCGGCCGTCGCATCGAGCAGTGCGGCGGCCAGGAAGCCGTACATGTCGTCCCCCCTCTTCCCGAGGCTGAGCGCGCGGGACGCCTGCTGCGGGGGGCACGGTTGCGGGCCGGTTTGACGCAGAGTCAGCTTGCGGAGAAAATCGGCGTGCCGCAAAGCCATATCAGCGAGTATGAGAAGAATAAACGCAACATCCCCCCTGCCAAGGCCGAGGAACTGGCCGCTGTCCTTGGTACCGTCGCCGGTCACTTCCAGCGTCGCGATTCGGCCTGA
- a CDS encoding 3'-5' exoribonuclease YhaM family protein, whose product MIGKNTFVKDLVPGRPVNDLFVIAEAKTGQAKNGPFWTLSLEDATGSVEARIWSPASQLYPDLKPGVLARVEGMAGSYREKIQISVDRLEVLPPEDLAGRMHLFMAASATPPEELLAELEALCREHLRHAPWRRFCRKVLADPEVRSRLVAAPGAKSVHHAYVGGLLEHTLSVCGLVLDISAHYPGLDTDTLLAAAAFHDLGKAWELSAGIVRDYTDPGRLLGHIVLGLSVLEPFFAKAKDLDAELVLHFKHIMVSHHGEYAFGSPKRPKTPEAFVLHFADNIDAKLNQTLGVFSEDDPEAAWSPFVRTLDRYLYKPRRVPRQDDPKKTDDKGATQCLLPLKA is encoded by the coding sequence GTGATCGGAAAAAATACCTTCGTCAAGGACCTCGTCCCCGGCCGTCCCGTCAATGACCTTTTCGTCATCGCCGAGGCCAAAACCGGCCAGGCCAAGAACGGCCCCTTCTGGACCCTCTCCCTGGAGGACGCCACCGGGTCTGTGGAGGCCAGGATATGGAGCCCGGCCAGCCAGCTCTATCCGGACCTGAAACCCGGCGTCCTGGCCCGGGTCGAGGGCATGGCCGGAAGCTATCGGGAGAAGATCCAGATCTCCGTGGACCGCCTGGAGGTCCTGCCCCCCGAGGATCTGGCCGGCCGGATGCATCTTTTCATGGCCGCAAGCGCCACCCCCCCCGAGGAACTCCTGGCCGAGCTGGAGGCCCTGTGTCGGGAACACCTCCGGCACGCCCCCTGGCGACGGTTCTGCCGCAAGGTGCTCGCCGACCCCGAGGTCAGGTCCAGACTCGTGGCCGCGCCCGGGGCCAAGTCCGTGCACCACGCCTACGTGGGCGGCCTGCTCGAACACACCCTGTCCGTGTGCGGCCTGGTCCTGGACATAAGCGCCCACTATCCGGGCCTGGACACGGACACCCTCCTGGCCGCGGCCGCCTTCCACGACCTGGGCAAGGCCTGGGAACTCTCGGCCGGCATCGTCCGGGACTACACCGATCCGGGCAGGCTTCTGGGGCACATCGTGCTTGGGCTCTCGGTCCTGGAGCCCTTTTTCGCCAAGGCCAAGGACCTGGACGCGGAGCTGGTCCTGCATTTCAAGCACATCATGGTCAGCCACCACGGCGAATACGCCTTCGGCTCCCCGAAACGGCCCAAGACCCCCGAGGCCTTTGTCCTGCACTTCGCGGACAACATCGACGCCAAGCTCAACCAGACCCTGGGGGTCTTTTCCGAGGACGACCCCGAGGCCGCCTGGTCCCCCTTCGTGCGCACCCTGGACCGCTATCTCTACAAGCCCCGCCGCGTCCCGCGCCAGGACGATCCCAAAAAAACCGACGACAAAGGGGCCACCCAGTGTTTGTTACCTTTGAAGGCATAG
- a CDS encoding DUF2239 family protein yields MSERFSQFCTAFEGHRLLLSGPLVDVALTVKTAMEREALDPLLVFDDATGRVIDLDLRGSKADIVSRLSPLLPQSVASSSSCGIPSSGPDVEDVAESRGRGRPKLGVIAREVTLLPRQWDWLAAQPGGASAVIRKLVDEAKRSGVAIRQRRADQEAAYHFMSAMAGDLPGFEEATRALFADDRSRLELHMSSWPKDIREYALRLAYSRSGGDTSRSDI; encoded by the coding sequence ATGTCCGAACGTTTTTCACAGTTTTGCACAGCCTTCGAAGGTCACAGGCTGTTGTTGTCCGGCCCTTTGGTCGACGTCGCGCTTACCGTCAAAACCGCAATGGAGCGCGAGGCGCTTGATCCTCTTCTCGTCTTCGATGATGCGACGGGCAGGGTGATTGATTTGGACCTGCGCGGCTCCAAGGCGGATATTGTTTCAAGGCTTTCGCCGCTGCTTCCGCAGAGTGTCGCATCCTCGTCTTCATGCGGCATTCCTTCTTCAGGCCCTGACGTTGAAGACGTCGCCGAGTCTCGGGGAAGGGGGCGCCCCAAGCTGGGTGTGATCGCGCGCGAGGTAACCTTACTCCCACGGCAGTGGGATTGGCTTGCCGCGCAACCAGGCGGCGCATCTGCGGTCATCCGAAAACTGGTGGACGAGGCAAAACGAAGTGGAGTTGCAATTCGGCAGCGGCGGGCGGATCAGGAAGCCGCTTATCATTTCATGTCTGCGATGGCGGGGGACTTACCCGGTTTTGAAGAGGCGACTCGTGCCTTATTCGCCGATGATCGCTCCCGGTTGGAGCTGCATATGTCGAGTTGGCCGAAAGATATCCGCGAGTATGCGTTGCGGTTGGCATACAGCCGTTCCGGCGGCGACACATCACGATCCGATATATAA